One stretch of Riemerella columbina DNA includes these proteins:
- the rnr gene encoding ribonuclease R, whose product MAKKRKYISQKNDGKLKEIGRLILKFMKQQSSKIYNYKQISDGIDYKNPRQRELVIQALHKLIAEEKIKEVEKGKYIINLKIKDTLTGIIDFNQTGNAYVRVEGLEEDIFIHSKNVKDALQGDKVLIVTYHFKSKKLEGSVLEVLERNREEFVGTFEFIKHKDFGFVVCDKKQINTDIFVPKSKINGAKNGDKVIVKMLDWKPNEKNPDGEIIQVLGLLGEHETEIHSILAEYGLPYQFPEAVEQEANAIDQNIDPEEVKKRWDMRSILTFTIDPKDAKDFDDALSIRKLKNGNWEIGVHIADVSHYVKPGTLLDEEAYQRATSVYLVDRVVPMLPEVLSNGVCSLRPNEDKYTFSAVFEMNDKAEVVKEWFGRTVTHSDRRFTYEEAQERIETQTGDLAEEILTLNRLAKIMRKERIQNGAITFDRSEVRFNLDENHEPIGVYFKVSKDANHLIEEFMLLANRKVSEFISLNHRKEPSGNTFIYRVHDDPDPEKLAALRDFVATFGYKMDLANTKKVAESMNALLKAVKGKGEENMIETLAMRSMSKAVYSTEPLGHYGLGFEYYTHFTSPIRRYPDVIAHRLLQHYLDKGKSPNRAEYEEKCKHCSMMERLAADAERDSIKFMQVKFMEKHLGETFEGVISGVAEFGFWVQIPENGAEGLIKLRDLMDDSYQYDAKTHAVYGARTGRRYQLGDPIKIKVTKANLIAKQLDFKVIE is encoded by the coding sequence ATGGCAAAAAAAAGAAAATATATATCCCAAAAAAACGACGGTAAACTCAAAGAAATTGGAAGACTCATCTTAAAATTTATGAAACAACAATCTTCCAAAATTTATAATTATAAACAAATCTCGGACGGCATTGATTACAAAAACCCACGCCAACGGGAATTAGTCATTCAAGCCCTCCACAAGCTCATCGCAGAGGAGAAAATAAAAGAAGTAGAGAAAGGCAAATATATCATCAACCTTAAAATTAAAGACACCCTAACCGGCATTATAGACTTCAACCAAACGGGCAACGCCTATGTGCGCGTGGAAGGTTTAGAGGAAGACATTTTCATCCACTCTAAAAATGTAAAAGATGCCTTGCAGGGCGATAAAGTCCTCATTGTGACCTATCATTTCAAATCTAAAAAATTAGAAGGCTCCGTTTTAGAAGTACTGGAACGAAACAGAGAGGAATTTGTAGGCACTTTTGAGTTCATCAAGCATAAAGATTTCGGTTTTGTGGTTTGTGATAAAAAGCAAATCAACACCGATATTTTCGTGCCTAAATCCAAAATCAATGGTGCTAAAAATGGCGACAAAGTCATCGTGAAAATGCTCGACTGGAAACCCAATGAAAAAAATCCTGATGGAGAAATCATCCAAGTTTTAGGGCTCCTTGGTGAGCACGAAACCGAAATACACTCTATTTTAGCCGAGTACGGATTGCCATATCAATTCCCTGAAGCAGTGGAGCAAGAAGCCAATGCCATAGACCAAAATATAGACCCTGAAGAGGTCAAAAAACGCTGGGATATGCGCTCCATCCTCACTTTTACCATTGACCCCAAAGACGCCAAAGATTTTGATGATGCCCTATCCATCAGAAAACTCAAAAATGGAAATTGGGAAATTGGCGTTCACATCGCTGATGTATCCCATTATGTAAAGCCTGGCACATTGCTGGATGAAGAAGCCTACCAACGCGCCACCTCCGTCTATTTGGTGGATAGAGTGGTGCCCATGCTCCCAGAAGTGCTGAGCAACGGCGTGTGCTCCCTTCGCCCTAATGAAGACAAATACACCTTCTCCGCCGTTTTTGAAATGAACGACAAAGCCGAAGTGGTTAAAGAATGGTTTGGGCGTACCGTAACCCACTCTGACCGCAGGTTCACTTATGAAGAAGCCCAAGAGCGCATAGAAACCCAAACTGGCGATTTGGCGGAAGAAATCCTGACCCTGAACCGCTTGGCAAAAATTATGCGAAAAGAAAGAATTCAAAACGGTGCCATTACCTTCGACCGCAGCGAAGTTCGTTTCAACCTTGATGAAAACCACGAGCCCATCGGCGTTTACTTTAAAGTGAGCAAAGATGCCAACCACCTCATCGAGGAGTTTATGCTATTAGCCAACAGAAAAGTATCGGAATTTATCTCCCTCAACCATCGCAAAGAGCCTTCTGGCAACACCTTTATTTACCGTGTTCACGATGATCCCGACCCAGAAAAATTAGCCGCTCTACGAGATTTTGTGGCGACTTTTGGTTACAAAATGGACCTCGCCAACACCAAAAAAGTGGCAGAAAGTATGAACGCTCTCCTAAAAGCCGTGAAAGGCAAAGGCGAAGAAAATATGATAGAAACCTTAGCCATGCGCTCGATGAGCAAGGCAGTGTATTCCACAGAGCCACTGGGGCATTACGGTTTAGGCTTTGAGTATTATACGCATTTTACCTCGCCAATCCGCCGTTATCCAGATGTGATTGCCCACCGTTTATTGCAACATTATTTAGATAAAGGCAAATCGCCTAACCGCGCTGAGTACGAAGAAAAATGCAAACATTGCTCTATGATGGAGCGCTTAGCCGCCGATGCCGAACGCGATTCTATTAAATTTATGCAAGTTAAATTTATGGAAAAACATTTGGGAGAAACCTTTGAAGGCGTGATCTCTGGTGTGGCAGAGTTTGGCTTTTGGGTACAAATTCCTGAAAATGGCGCCGAAGGTCTGATAAAACTCCGTGATTTAATGGACGATTCCTACCAATACGATGCTAAAACACACGCCGTATATGGAGCTCGCACAGGGCGCCGCTACCAATTGGGCGACCCTATCAAAATCAAAGTGACCAAAGCCAACCTTATCGCCAAGCAATTGGATTTCAAGGTGATTGAGTAA
- the trpS gene encoding tryptophan--tRNA ligase → MSRILTGIQATGTPHLGNLLGAIIPAIELSKASDNESFLFIANMHSLTQIKNAEELKQNTYEIAAAWLACGLDTEKTFFYRQSDIPEVCELSWYLSCFFPYQRLTLAHSFKDKADRLEDVNAGLFTYPVLMAADILLYDAEVVPVGKDQLQHLEMARDMGARFNHQMGETFVLPQAELQENTKYVPGTDGNKMSKSRGNIINIFLPEKQLKKQVMSIETDSKTLEEPKDPETDKVFAIYQLIATPEQTEALREKYLAGNFGYGHAKTELLNLILEKFEKERVLFSYYMSHLDELEAKLKEGAEKTRPIAQETLKRVREHLGM, encoded by the coding sequence ATGTCAAGAATACTTACAGGAATACAAGCCACGGGAACCCCGCATTTAGGCAATTTGTTGGGCGCCATTATTCCAGCGATAGAACTCTCTAAAGCCTCTGATAATGAGTCTTTTCTATTCATTGCGAATATGCACTCCCTCACGCAGATTAAAAACGCTGAAGAACTGAAACAGAACACTTATGAAATTGCTGCGGCGTGGTTGGCGTGTGGTTTAGATACAGAAAAAACATTTTTCTATCGCCAGAGTGATATTCCAGAAGTTTGTGAATTATCGTGGTATTTATCGTGCTTTTTTCCTTACCAAAGGCTAACCTTGGCACATTCTTTTAAAGATAAAGCTGACCGTTTGGAAGATGTTAATGCAGGCTTGTTCACCTACCCTGTTTTAATGGCGGCAGATATTCTCCTCTATGATGCAGAGGTGGTGCCTGTGGGCAAAGACCAGTTGCAGCATTTAGAAATGGCGAGAGATATGGGCGCACGCTTTAACCACCAGATGGGCGAAACTTTTGTGCTTCCACAAGCAGAATTGCAGGAAAATACCAAGTATGTACCAGGTACAGATGGCAATAAAATGTCTAAATCCAGAGGGAACATCATCAATATTTTCCTACCTGAAAAGCAACTCAAAAAGCAAGTGATGTCCATAGAAACGGATTCTAAAACTTTGGAAGAACCTAAAGATCCAGAAACAGATAAGGTTTTTGCCATTTATCAACTCATCGCTACGCCAGAGCAAACCGAAGCTTTGCGCGAGAAATATCTTGCGGGCAATTTTGGCTATGGTCACGCTAAAACGGAACTTCTTAATCTGATTTTAGAAAAGTTTGAAAAAGAAAGAGTGCTGTTCAGCTATTATATGAGCCACCTCGATGAGCTTGAAGCGAAGTTAAAAGAAGGGGCAGAAAAAACCCGACCGATAGCACAAGAAACGCTAAAACGGGTGAGAGAACATTTGGGAATGTAA
- a CDS encoding YjjG family noncanonical pyrimidine nucleotidase: MKIRHIFFDLDNTLWDHRKNARLTLEQLFKKYHIQDRIHVDFETFHQVYHTINEDLWAKIRDGIIDKETLRKHRFYDVFLHFSLDDFELSQIFEHQFLDEIISYNELVEGTVQLLEDLKAKGYILHILSNGFQEVTSRKLEGSGIATYFETVTSADEVGLRKPHPDLFQYALDKAKAEKSESFFIGDDWIADAQGAKNFGLPVIFFDALNEGFSDDGIIKVERLAEIPQYF, from the coding sequence ATGAAAATAAGGCATATTTTTTTTGATTTAGACAACACCCTTTGGGACCATCGTAAAAATGCGAGGCTCACCTTAGAACAGTTATTTAAAAAATACCATATCCAAGACCGTATTCATGTGGATTTTGAGACCTTTCATCAGGTTTACCATACCATTAATGAAGACCTTTGGGCAAAAATCCGAGATGGCATCATTGATAAAGAAACGCTGAGAAAACACCGTTTTTATGATGTTTTCTTGCACTTTAGCTTAGATGATTTTGAGCTTTCTCAAATTTTTGAACATCAGTTTTTAGATGAAATCATCAGCTATAATGAGCTGGTGGAAGGCACCGTTCAGCTTTTAGAAGATTTAAAAGCAAAAGGTTACATCCTTCATATTCTATCAAATGGTTTTCAAGAGGTTACGAGTAGAAAACTGGAAGGAAGCGGCATTGCAACCTATTTTGAAACCGTAACCAGCGCTGATGAGGTCGGCTTGAGAAAACCGCACCCAGATTTGTTTCAATATGCATTAGATAAAGCCAAAGCCGAAAAATCAGAGTCATTTTTTATCGGTGATGATTGGATTGCCGATGCCCAAGGAGCAAAAAACTTTGGGTTGCCTGTGATCTTTTTTGATGCTTTAAACGAAGGTTTTTCAGATGATGGCATTATCAAAGTGGAGCGCTTGGCGGAAATCCCACAATACTTTTAA
- a CDS encoding RNA polymerase sigma factor, which yields MKFQEDSLLIRQYQSGEEPALARLIEKHQKELFTFIYYKILDEDLANDIFQDTFVKIIIKLKSGAYKDEGKFILWAKRIAHNLIIDFYRVTSKRKKVSDTTLRHQDEEFSIFDKICEPSENIEEQMITTQINDDLLMMLQWLPESQQEVIKLRFFDGLSFKEIAEQTGASINTTLGRVRYAVLNLRKLMKEHQIILTR from the coding sequence ATGAAATTTCAAGAAGACAGTTTACTAATCCGCCAATATCAGTCAGGCGAGGAGCCAGCGCTGGCGCGTTTAATAGAAAAACATCAGAAAGAACTTTTTACCTTTATATATTATAAAATTTTAGATGAAGATTTAGCGAATGATATTTTCCAAGATACCTTCGTTAAGATTATTATCAAGCTCAAATCTGGCGCCTACAAAGATGAAGGCAAGTTTATCCTTTGGGCTAAGCGCATTGCTCATAATTTGATTATAGACTTCTACCGCGTGACTTCCAAACGCAAAAAAGTCTCTGATACCACGCTCCGTCATCAAGATGAAGAGTTTTCTATTTTTGATAAAATCTGTGAACCCTCGGAGAATATAGAAGAGCAAATGATTACGACACAGATCAACGATGATTTGCTGATGATGCTCCAATGGCTGCCCGAAAGTCAGCAAGAAGTGATTAAGCTGAGGTTTTTTGATGGTTTGAGTTTTAAAGAAATCGCTGAACAAACAGGGGCGAGCATCAATACTACGCTGGGGCGCGTGCGCTATGCCGTGCTGAACCTCAGAAAGTTGATGAAAGAACACCAAATAATTTTAACCCGATAA
- a CDS encoding glycosyltransferase family 4 protein, with protein sequence MRVIVSAFSPLSTDQRIEKVCQTLHQHYPDLHLIGNDWGDASSVSRPYEVSKIALKSKILRRAYVEFNYQLYQKLLAIADKNTILHANDLDALLPNYWVSQKLGIPLVYDSHEIFTEMPSLQGRWTKRVWQLLERSVLPKVAHMMTASHSYAAWFRQHYGQSPVVVQNFPYRQRITKTKEEYQPKIVLYQGVINPFRGIDKAIEAMAYLQNVEFLIAGEGPKKKEYEALTQRLGLEHRVRFLGRLSPQQLRELTPTADVGLSIEENGGLSYFYSLPNKVADYIQARTPLVMSKFPEMQKINQRYRVGEVLHSHTPEAIAEAIQKVLNQGQSAYQEALETAAHDLCWENEAPKILQLYNTVIAQHHA encoded by the coding sequence ATGCGGGTTATCGTTTCTGCGTTTAGTCCATTATCTACCGACCAAAGGATAGAGAAAGTCTGCCAAACGCTCCATCAGCATTATCCTGATTTACATTTAATTGGTAATGACTGGGGCGATGCATCATCGGTATCTCGTCCGTATGAAGTGAGTAAAATTGCTTTAAAATCTAAGATACTCCGTAGGGCGTATGTAGAGTTTAACTATCAGCTTTACCAAAAGTTGCTTGCTATAGCCGATAAAAATACTATTCTCCACGCGAATGATTTAGACGCATTATTACCCAACTATTGGGTGAGTCAAAAATTGGGCATTCCATTGGTTTATGATAGCCACGAAATATTTACCGAAATGCCTTCGCTCCAAGGGCGGTGGACCAAGCGTGTATGGCAACTTTTGGAACGCTCGGTGTTGCCAAAGGTAGCGCATATGATGACTGCCAGCCATAGTTATGCGGCGTGGTTTAGGCAGCATTATGGTCAATCGCCTGTGGTGGTTCAGAATTTCCCTTATCGCCAAAGAATAACAAAAACTAAAGAAGAATACCAACCTAAAATCGTGCTTTATCAAGGCGTCATCAATCCTTTTAGAGGGATAGACAAAGCCATTGAGGCTATGGCATATCTTCAAAATGTAGAATTCCTTATCGCTGGGGAGGGACCTAAAAAAAAGGAATACGAAGCTTTAACCCAACGGCTCGGCTTAGAGCATCGGGTGCGTTTTTTAGGGAGATTGTCGCCTCAGCAATTGAGAGAATTAACGCCCACTGCAGATGTGGGGCTAAGCATAGAAGAAAACGGTGGGCTGAGTTATTTTTACTCTTTACCGAATAAAGTGGCAGACTACATCCAAGCCAGAACGCCTCTTGTGATGTCTAAGTTCCCAGAAATGCAGAAAATTAATCAGCGCTATCGTGTAGGCGAGGTGCTCCATTCCCATACGCCAGAAGCCATTGCGGAAGCCATTCAGAAAGTGTTAAACCAAGGACAAAGCGCTTATCAAGAGGCTTTGGAAACCGCTGCCCACGACCTCTGTTGGGAAAACGAAGCGCCTAAAATCCTCCAACTTTATAATACGGTCATTGCCCAGCACCACGCGTAA
- a CDS encoding uroporphyrinogen decarboxylase, with translation MNSELVNYIGYAASFFVVLSFVLKDITRIRLVNLIGCICFVIYGVFSGMLWPIIIPNAILCFIQAYHLLKSGSKAS, from the coding sequence ATGAACTCAGAATTGGTAAATTATATTGGCTATGCCGCCTCGTTTTTTGTAGTGCTTAGTTTTGTGCTTAAAGATATTACCAGAATCAGATTGGTTAATTTAATAGGGTGCATTTGTTTTGTGATTTATGGCGTGTTTAGCGGTATGCTCTGGCCGATTATCATTCCGAACGCTATTCTGTGCTTTATCCAAGCTTATCATCTTCTGAAAAGTGGATCAAAAGCCTCGTAG
- a CDS encoding ATP-dependent Clp protease ATP-binding subunit, with amino-acid sequence MNNKFSEGLDRVLKISASEARRLESEFLNTEHLLLGILKTDNSAREILQTLNADLTQIRRKIEALNSIGNNALLNKETEVIPFTKMADYALKRADLESRSYKAGHINTVHLLLGILYKMEDPTTQILEGYDVDYEAVAKAYRHMLQQNGMLPKMNNTYGESEEQESYGQSRRPSSSVVSGKSKTPTLDSFGRDLTHLAKEGKLDPVIGREKEIERVSQILSRRKKNNPLLIGEPGVGKSAIAEGLALRIYQKKVSRVLYNKRVITLDLASLVAGTKYRGQFEERMKAIMTELEKNRDVILFIDEIHTIVGAGGSTGSLDASNIFKPALARGEIQCIGATTLDEYRQNIEKDGALERRFQKVMVEPTSIEETIQILYQIKDKYEEHHNVTYTDDAINACVNLTARYITDRFLPDKAIDAMDEAGSRVYIKNMKVPTEIIDFEAKIEEAKDLKQKAVKAQDYLEARRLKDEEERLQIELNLAQEAWDKEVKEMKEVVTEENVAEVVSMMSGVPVTKVGKNELDKLAEMDQNLNGKVIGQENAVKKVVKAIQRNRAGLKDPNRPIGTFIFLGTTGVGKTELAKVMARELFNSDEALIRIDMSEYMEKFAVSRLVGAPPGYVGYEEGGQLTEAVRRKPYAVVLLDEIEKAHPDVFNLLLQILDEGFVTDSLGRKIDFRNTIIILTSNIGTRHLKDFGDGVGFGTTAKKSNVDANARNTIESALKKAFAPEFLNRIDDIIIFNSLEKEDIKKIIDLELNKLYERLNKLGYTVSLTEDAKDFIAEKGWDKDFGARPLKRAVQKYIEDLLAELLVTKQLQEGEAIVLQLNETKDALEKQNA; translated from the coding sequence ATGAACAACAAATTTTCAGAGGGCTTAGATAGAGTCCTAAAAATCAGTGCCAGCGAGGCCAGACGCTTAGAAAGCGAGTTCTTAAATACAGAACACCTCCTCCTCGGCATCTTAAAAACTGACAATTCTGCAAGAGAAATATTACAAACCCTCAATGCTGATTTAACTCAAATCAGAAGAAAAATAGAGGCGCTCAATAGTATTGGGAATAATGCCCTCCTCAACAAAGAAACCGAGGTGATTCCATTTACTAAAATGGCTGATTATGCCCTTAAAAGAGCTGATTTAGAAAGCAGAAGCTACAAAGCAGGCCATATCAACACCGTGCACCTTCTCTTGGGCATCCTCTACAAAATGGAAGACCCAACCACGCAGATTTTAGAAGGCTATGATGTAGATTATGAAGCCGTAGCAAAAGCCTACCGACATATGCTACAACAAAACGGAATGCTCCCCAAAATGAACAATACCTATGGCGAAAGCGAGGAGCAAGAAAGTTATGGACAGAGCAGACGCCCCTCCAGCAGCGTGGTAAGCGGCAAGAGCAAAACGCCAACATTAGACAGCTTTGGGCGCGACCTAACCCACCTCGCTAAAGAAGGGAAATTAGATCCTGTGATTGGGCGCGAGAAGGAGATAGAGCGCGTTTCTCAAATTTTATCGAGAAGAAAGAAAAACAACCCGCTCCTCATCGGGGAACCTGGCGTGGGTAAATCCGCCATTGCCGAAGGTTTAGCGCTTAGAATTTATCAGAAAAAAGTTTCTCGAGTGCTTTATAATAAAAGGGTAATCACCTTAGATTTAGCCAGTTTAGTGGCAGGCACCAAGTACCGCGGTCAGTTTGAGGAGCGGATGAAAGCCATTATGACAGAATTGGAGAAAAATAGAGATGTTATCCTCTTTATTGATGAAATCCATACCATTGTAGGCGCAGGCGGTTCCACAGGGAGTTTAGACGCGTCCAATATATTTAAACCTGCCCTTGCCAGAGGCGAAATCCAATGCATTGGTGCTACAACATTAGATGAATATCGACAGAATATAGAAAAAGACGGTGCTTTAGAAAGACGCTTCCAAAAAGTAATGGTGGAGCCTACTTCCATAGAGGAAACCATACAAATTCTCTATCAGATTAAAGACAAATACGAGGAGCATCATAATGTCACTTATACCGATGATGCCATTAACGCGTGTGTGAACCTCACCGCCAGATACATTACCGACCGTTTTCTTCCTGATAAAGCGATAGATGCGATGGATGAAGCGGGTTCAAGGGTTTACATTAAAAATATGAAAGTGCCTACCGAAATTATTGATTTTGAGGCTAAAATAGAAGAAGCCAAAGATCTCAAGCAAAAAGCGGTAAAAGCACAAGATTATTTGGAAGCCCGCCGACTTAAAGATGAGGAAGAGCGCTTACAAATAGAGCTCAACTTAGCACAAGAGGCTTGGGATAAGGAAGTTAAGGAAATGAAAGAAGTGGTCACCGAAGAAAATGTTGCCGAAGTGGTTTCAATGATGAGCGGCGTTCCTGTGACCAAAGTGGGCAAAAATGAGTTAGACAAATTGGCGGAAATGGACCAAAACCTTAATGGCAAGGTTATTGGGCAAGAAAATGCCGTAAAAAAAGTAGTGAAAGCCATACAACGTAACAGAGCTGGGCTCAAAGACCCGAACCGCCCAATCGGTACTTTCATTTTCCTTGGAACCACAGGCGTCGGAAAAACCGAATTGGCAAAAGTGATGGCACGAGAACTCTTCAACTCCGATGAAGCCCTCATCAGAATTGATATGAGTGAATATATGGAGAAATTTGCCGTTTCTCGCTTGGTGGGTGCGCCTCCAGGGTATGTAGGCTATGAGGAAGGCGGACAGCTCACCGAAGCCGTGCGCAGAAAACCCTATGCCGTGGTGCTTTTAGATGAGATAGAAAAAGCCCACCCAGATGTGTTTAACCTCCTATTGCAGATTTTAGATGAAGGCTTTGTGACCGATAGTTTAGGCAGAAAGATTGATTTTAGAAATACCATTATCATCCTAACTTCTAACATTGGTACGCGCCACCTCAAAGACTTTGGCGATGGTGTGGGCTTCGGCACTACTGCGAAGAAATCTAATGTAGATGCCAATGCCAGAAATACCATAGAAAGCGCCTTGAAGAAAGCCTTTGCACCAGAGTTTTTAAATAGAATTGATGATATTATCATTTTCAATTCGCTGGAAAAAGAAGACATCAAAAAAATCATTGATTTAGAGCTGAATAAACTCTACGAAAGACTCAACAAACTCGGTTATACGGTGAGTTTAACAGAAGATGCCAAAGACTTCATTGCGGAGAAAGGTTGGGATAAAGACTTCGGTGCCAGACCTCTAAAAAGAGCGGTACAGAAGTATATAGAAGACCTGCTGGCAGAGCTTTTAGTGACCAAACAGCTCCAAGAGGGCGAGGCCATTGTCCTCCAACTCAACGAAACCAAAGATGCCTTAGAAAAGCAAAACGCTTAA
- the hemA gene encoding glutamyl-tRNA reductase translates to MQNKNNPYQTANFTVLSISFEKADTKTRGRFAFFDEHIKEFVQNIHNKNMGDAFVVSTCNRTEIYTTTHNYMFVAQLFCNTVGVSLVDFIKYCEVKKSEDALNHLFRVAAGLESQILGDFEIISQIKKAFTRFKTYKRKPNSYLERAINSAIQISKKIKTETGISNGAASVSYAAVHYILNHQRQLQNKKILLLGVGEIGQNTVENLMKHLYQPNIKIINRTLENAQKVADKFQIPYADFSDYQEEIAQADILIVATGAPQPIIHKENLPQNKDLLIIDLSIPHNVDKAVAELPQVQLIDVDELSQQIQETIEERRKEIPKAEAIIKEMGKEFLEWEKKRKYAPKIHQFKSSLQRIEEYEMRHFYRKHRYIGIEDMELSNKLIQKITNRFAKYIIDNPMKAEEIAKLMDEIFVKQPIEEFNEKHN, encoded by the coding sequence ATGCAAAACAAAAATAATCCATACCAGACTGCCAACTTTACTGTGCTGAGCATTAGTTTTGAAAAAGCCGATACCAAAACTCGGGGAAGGTTTGCTTTTTTTGATGAGCATATTAAAGAATTTGTCCAGAATATCCATAATAAAAATATGGGCGATGCCTTTGTGGTTTCCACTTGCAACCGAACGGAAATCTACACCACCACGCATAATTATATGTTTGTGGCACAGCTTTTTTGTAACACGGTGGGCGTGAGTTTGGTGGATTTCATCAAATATTGTGAGGTTAAAAAAAGCGAAGATGCCCTCAACCACCTCTTCCGCGTGGCTGCAGGTTTGGAGAGCCAGATTTTAGGCGATTTTGAAATTATTTCGCAGATTAAAAAGGCGTTTACAAGGTTTAAAACCTATAAAAGAAAACCCAACTCTTACTTAGAAAGAGCCATCAACTCCGCGATACAAATTTCTAAAAAAATCAAAACTGAAACTGGCATTAGCAATGGCGCAGCCTCCGTTTCCTATGCGGCTGTGCACTATATTCTGAACCATCAGCGGCAGCTTCAAAATAAGAAAATCCTGCTTTTGGGCGTGGGAGAGATTGGACAAAACACGGTGGAAAATCTTATGAAACACCTCTACCAGCCTAATATTAAAATCATCAATAGGACTTTAGAAAACGCTCAAAAAGTAGCGGATAAATTCCAAATCCCGTACGCTGATTTCTCTGATTATCAAGAGGAAATCGCACAGGCTGATATTCTCATCGTGGCGACAGGTGCCCCACAACCGATTATTCACAAAGAAAATTTACCTCAAAATAAAGACTTGCTCATCATTGATCTATCCATCCCTCACAATGTGGACAAAGCCGTGGCAGAGCTACCACAAGTGCAGTTAATTGATGTAGATGAGCTCTCCCAACAAATACAAGAAACCATAGAAGAGCGCCGCAAGGAAATTCCAAAAGCGGAAGCCATCATCAAAGAAATGGGCAAAGAGTTCTTAGAATGGGAGAAAAAAAGGAAATACGCCCCAAAAATCCATCAGTTTAAATCTTCACTACAACGGATTGAGGAGTATGAGATGCGCCATTTCTACCGCAAGCACCGCTACATCGGCATAGAGGATATGGAGCTCAGCAATAAGTTGATCCAAAAAATCACCAATAGATTTGCAAAATACATCATAGACAACCCTATGAAAGCCGAAGAAATTGCCAAGTTGATGGATGAAATTTTCGTGAAACAACCCATAGAAGAATTCAATGAAAAACACAATTAG
- the hemC gene encoding hydroxymethylbilane synthase, with protein sequence MKNTIRIGTRNSPLALWQAQEVAQALEQHQYRTEICPIVSSGDKNLNQPLYAMGITGVFTKDLDWALLNSEIDIAVHSLKDVPTQLPQNISLWAYLERDFPQDVLVRAEKAQHLPLHELKIATSSLRRRAFWLREFKDTAFVDIRGNVQTRLKKLSEEGIADATLFSLAGIKRLNLDLHYEPLHFMLPAPAQGVVTIAGRTDDADIAEALQRINHQPTQKCVEIERLFLQTLEGGCTAPIGAFAEFIDDDTVRFRGQLTSLNGKDSLEIEEVFKYEPHQDFGYHLAQDLLNRGGKDIMQSIKQNLP encoded by the coding sequence ATGAAAAACACAATTAGAATAGGGACCAGAAACTCGCCGTTGGCATTATGGCAAGCGCAAGAAGTCGCACAGGCATTAGAACAACACCAGTACCGAACAGAAATCTGCCCTATTGTATCCTCTGGAGATAAAAACCTCAACCAACCGCTATACGCTATGGGCATTACTGGCGTGTTTACCAAAGATTTGGATTGGGCACTGCTGAACTCGGAGATTGATATTGCCGTGCATTCACTAAAAGATGTCCCTACACAATTGCCGCAGAACATCAGCCTTTGGGCTTATTTGGAAAGAGATTTCCCTCAAGATGTTTTGGTACGTGCTGAGAAAGCCCAACATCTGCCCCTCCACGAACTGAAAATTGCCACCAGTAGCCTTCGGCGACGGGCTTTTTGGCTTCGTGAGTTTAAAGATACCGCTTTTGTGGACATCCGTGGCAATGTACAAACGCGCCTCAAAAAGTTATCCGAAGAAGGCATTGCTGATGCCACATTATTTTCTTTAGCAGGCATCAAGCGCCTTAATTTAGACCTCCACTATGAACCGCTTCATTTTATGTTGCCAGCACCAGCCCAAGGGGTGGTAACAATAGCAGGACGCACTGATGATGCCGATATTGCGGAGGCTTTACAACGCATCAACCACCAACCTACCCAAAAGTGCGTGGAGATAGAACGCCTTTTTTTACAAACCTTAGAAGGTGGCTGTACGGCTCCCATTGGCGCTTTTGCGGAATTTATTGATGATGATACCGTGCGCTTCCGTGGGCAGCTGACCTCCCTAAACGGTAAAGATTCTTTAGAAATAGAAGAGGTTTTTAAATATGAACCTCATCAAGATTTTGGTTATCATTTGGCACAAGACCTCCTCAACCGTGGGGGCAAAGACATTATGCAATCCATCAAGCAAAATCTACCGTAG